A genomic segment from Aliidongia dinghuensis encodes:
- a CDS encoding ribbon-helix-helix domain-containing protein, with translation MCEIYVKADPILYEARSRSVRIHGVVTSLRLENLFWDVLAQIAARDGMTTNQLIAKLYDELMEHRGEVPNLASFLRVSCMRYLSLQASGALPEPAAPAMRRPERHTLQ, from the coding sequence ATGTGCGAGATCTACGTCAAGGCCGACCCGATCCTCTACGAGGCCCGCTCGCGCTCGGTCCGCATCCATGGCGTCGTGACGAGCCTGCGCCTGGAAAACCTGTTCTGGGACGTGCTGGCCCAGATCGCCGCGCGCGACGGCATGACGACGAACCAGCTGATCGCGAAGCTCTATGACGAGCTGATGGAGCACCGGGGCGAGGTGCCGAACCTCGCCTCGTTCCTGCGTGTCAGCTGCATGCGGTACCTGAGCCTGCAAGCGAGCGGCGCCTTGCCGGAGCCGGCCGCCCCCGCGATGAGGCGGCCGGAGCGGCATACGCTGCAGTAG
- a CDS encoding OmpA family protein, with protein sequence MSRAVRLLLPAFLLLLPSAAATAADLEGAKDSPVLGRFAGSEIKSYKQAAYDEAELPNAPITDNSPKLMTVEGKITRIGYTIDGSHSVLEVARNYEQALAAGKFETVFACKGKECGDQFSSVVVNSGRVMPVTFPSSFIDDRQRAYLAKRTGPDGDTWAFVYVMDDTDSNKINNIYLEIVEPKPMNGSQVTVLDAKSLESALDSQGKVALYGIYFDTDKADVKPESKPELGEMAKLLTGNPKLTVYVVGHTDNEGQFAHNLELSQRRADAIVKALTTEYKVPAAQLTAKAVASLAPVASNADEAGRAKNRRVELVVQ encoded by the coding sequence TTGTCGCGTGCCGTCCGCCTGCTGCTGCCGGCGTTCCTTCTGCTGCTGCCCTCAGCTGCCGCGACCGCGGCCGATCTCGAAGGAGCCAAGGACAGCCCCGTCCTGGGCCGGTTCGCGGGGTCGGAGATCAAGAGCTACAAGCAAGCGGCCTATGACGAGGCCGAGCTGCCGAACGCGCCGATCACCGACAATTCGCCGAAGCTGATGACGGTCGAAGGCAAGATTACCCGCATCGGCTATACGATCGACGGCAGCCATTCGGTGCTCGAGGTTGCGCGCAACTACGAACAAGCGCTCGCCGCCGGCAAGTTCGAGACGGTCTTCGCCTGCAAGGGCAAGGAGTGCGGCGACCAATTCAGTAGTGTCGTCGTCAATTCCGGACGGGTGATGCCGGTCACCTTCCCGAGCTCGTTCATCGACGATCGCCAGCGCGCTTACCTGGCCAAGCGGACCGGGCCGGACGGCGACACCTGGGCGTTCGTTTATGTGATGGACGACACGGATTCCAACAAGATCAACAACATCTATCTCGAGATCGTCGAGCCGAAGCCGATGAACGGCAGCCAGGTGACGGTGCTGGACGCGAAATCGCTCGAGAGCGCGCTCGACAGCCAGGGCAAGGTCGCGCTCTACGGCATCTATTTCGATACGGACAAGGCCGACGTGAAGCCGGAGTCGAAGCCTGAGCTCGGCGAAATGGCCAAGCTCCTGACCGGCAACCCGAAGCTCACGGTCTATGTCGTCGGCCATACCGACAACGAGGGGCAGTTCGCCCATAACCTCGAGCTGTCGCAGCGCCGCGCCGATGCGATCGTGAAGGCGCTGACGACGGAGTACAAGGTGCCGGCGGCCCAGCTGACCGCCAAGGCGGTCGCCTCGCTGGCGCCGGTTGCGAGCAACGCCGACGAGGCGGGCCGCGCCAAGAACCGGCGGGTCGAACTGGTGGTGCAATAG
- a CDS encoding acyl-CoA dehydrogenase family protein produces MDFTLSETQRMLAETTDRLMRERYGFEERKKILAGPDGFSRALWATFAELGVTGLGIDEEYGGLNGTMGDLAVVAEAFGRALVVEPYMPTIVLGAGTLSLAGSDAQRTELLPQVAAGDLFLALAHGEPKSRYTLCHVDTRAEPDGADHLLTGAKAVVLGGDAADQFLVSARTAGTATDPHGISLFLVPKNAPGLTIRAYPNIDGTRAADLRLDRVRVPASARIGEPGQALPIVAHAVDRAIAYLCAEAVGAMQALNALTLDYLKTRTQFGVPIGSFQVLQHRMVDMEVALEQARSMAILAADRADDPHPHERSRAVSAAKVQIGRSGRLIGQSAVQMHGGIGITEEYAGGHYFKRLTLIDRTFGDADHHLARFAAAN; encoded by the coding sequence ATGGATTTCACGCTGAGCGAGACCCAGCGCATGCTGGCCGAGACGACCGACCGGCTGATGCGCGAGCGCTACGGCTTCGAGGAGCGCAAGAAGATCCTGGCCGGCCCGGACGGTTTCTCCCGCGCGCTCTGGGCGACCTTCGCCGAGCTGGGCGTGACCGGCCTCGGCATCGACGAGGAATATGGCGGCCTCAACGGCACCATGGGCGACCTCGCCGTGGTGGCGGAGGCATTCGGCCGCGCGCTCGTGGTCGAGCCCTACATGCCGACGATCGTGCTCGGCGCCGGTACGCTCAGCCTGGCCGGCAGCGACGCCCAGCGCACGGAGCTGCTGCCGCAGGTCGCGGCCGGCGACCTGTTCCTGGCGCTGGCCCACGGCGAACCCAAGTCGCGCTACACGCTCTGCCATGTCGACACACGCGCCGAGCCCGACGGCGCCGACCATCTGCTGACCGGCGCCAAGGCCGTGGTGCTGGGCGGCGACGCCGCCGACCAGTTCCTGGTCTCGGCCCGCACCGCCGGAACCGCGACCGACCCGCATGGCATTTCGCTGTTCCTGGTGCCGAAGAATGCGCCGGGCCTGACCATCCGCGCCTATCCGAACATCGACGGCACGCGCGCGGCGGACTTGCGGCTTGACCGGGTTCGCGTGCCGGCCTCGGCCCGGATCGGCGAGCCGGGCCAGGCGCTGCCGATCGTGGCCCATGCGGTCGACCGCGCCATTGCCTATCTGTGCGCCGAGGCAGTCGGCGCCATGCAGGCGCTGAACGCGCTGACGCTCGACTATCTCAAGACCCGGACCCAGTTCGGCGTGCCGATCGGCTCGTTCCAGGTGCTGCAGCACCGCATGGTCGACATGGAAGTGGCACTCGAGCAGGCCCGCTCCATGGCGATCCTGGCGGCCGACCGGGCGGACGACCCGCATCCGCACGAGCGCAGCCGCGCGGTCTCGGCTGCCAAAGTGCAGATCGGCCGCTCGGGCCGCCTCATCGGCCAGTCCGCGGTGCAGATGCACGGCGGCATCGGCATTACCGAGGAATATGCCGGCGGCCATTACTTCAAGCGCCTGACCTTGATCGACCGCACCTTCGGCGACGCCGACCATCACCTGGCCCGCTTCGCCGCTGCGAACTGA
- a CDS encoding acyl-CoA dehydrogenase family protein, whose product MDLKYSEEERAFAEEVRAFVRAELDPAVRDRVLNHKRLSKEDYLSWHRKLAQRGWVAPNWPKEHGGCGWNAVYRFIHEEVMAEEGAPPIVAFGISMIGPVLIAFGNDAQKRHYLPRILSGEDWWCQGFSEPGSGSDLASLRTKAVLDGDHWVVNGQKTWTTLAQHANLIFCLVRTDPTVKKQEGISMLLIDMATPGITVRPIITIDGEHEVNEVFFDDVRVPKENIVGEPGKGWTYAKFLLSHERSGIARVGQSKRELKRLKAIAAAEEVDGVPLIETKAFREKLAALEIELMALELTNLRMIAAEKSGQAPGAEANMLKIKGSEVQQGLTELMMEAVGPYALPFNPEALEPGWNGEPIGPDYAAPLAGTYFNYRKVSIYGGSNEIQRNILSKSLLGL is encoded by the coding sequence ATGGACCTGAAATATTCCGAGGAGGAGCGCGCGTTCGCCGAGGAAGTGCGCGCCTTCGTCCGGGCCGAGCTCGACCCGGCGGTGCGCGACCGGGTGCTGAACCACAAGCGCTTGAGCAAGGAGGATTACCTCTCCTGGCACCGCAAGCTCGCCCAGCGCGGCTGGGTCGCCCCCAACTGGCCCAAGGAACATGGCGGCTGCGGCTGGAACGCGGTCTATCGCTTTATCCATGAAGAGGTGATGGCCGAGGAAGGTGCGCCGCCGATCGTCGCCTTCGGCATCAGCATGATCGGCCCGGTGCTGATCGCCTTCGGCAACGACGCCCAGAAGCGGCATTACCTGCCGCGCATTCTCTCGGGCGAGGACTGGTGGTGCCAAGGCTTCTCGGAGCCGGGCTCCGGCTCCGACCTCGCCTCGCTCCGCACCAAGGCCGTGCTCGACGGCGACCATTGGGTCGTGAACGGGCAGAAGACCTGGACCACCCTCGCCCAGCACGCCAACCTGATCTTCTGCCTCGTGCGCACCGACCCGACCGTGAAGAAGCAGGAGGGCATTTCGATGCTGCTGATCGACATGGCGACGCCGGGCATCACGGTCAGGCCGATCATCACCATCGACGGCGAGCACGAGGTGAACGAGGTCTTCTTCGATGACGTGCGCGTGCCGAAGGAGAACATCGTCGGCGAGCCCGGCAAGGGCTGGACCTATGCCAAGTTCCTGCTGTCGCACGAGCGCTCCGGCATCGCGCGCGTCGGCCAGTCCAAGCGCGAGCTGAAGCGCTTGAAGGCCATCGCTGCGGCCGAAGAGGTCGACGGCGTGCCGCTGATCGAGACCAAGGCGTTCCGCGAGAAGCTGGCGGCGCTCGAGATCGAGCTGATGGCGCTCGAGCTCACCAACCTGCGCATGATCGCGGCCGAAAAGAGCGGCCAGGCGCCGGGCGCCGAAGCCAACATGCTGAAGATCAAGGGCTCCGAGGTGCAGCAGGGCCTGACCGAGCTGATGATGGAGGCGGTCGGCCCCTACGCGCTCCCCTTCAACCCGGAAGCGCTCGAGCCCGGCTGGAACGGCGAGCCGATCGGCCCGGACTATGCGGCGCCGCTCGCCGGCACCTACTTCAACTATCGCAAGGTCTCGATCTACGGCGGCTCGAACGAGATCCAGCGCAACATCCTGAGCAAGTCGCTCTTGGGCCTTTGA
- a CDS encoding S9 family peptidase — protein sequence MQKSLRLSALGAAALAVGAAIVPAPARADLPPLIDVKDFFKNPQSAGYQLSPHGEYLAYLAPWNNRLNVWVKKIGGGEPVRITNDQDRDIRSFTWTTDDRLVYGQDTAGDENFKLFSIKRDGTGIINLTPWDKVKADVVDVPRNDRRHILIQHNHRDAKVFDVFRVDVETGKATLLIKNPGDVSGYVTDHNGIIRVETVTDGVNAKILYRPDAKSKFKTVITTNFREQVSPQQFTYDNKNLVATSNIGRDKQALVELDPATGKELKVIYENPEVDVDGAIASDARKKLTGAVYETDKQHYVFFDDQREQLQKDLEAKLPGVNVAVAGTDLDEKVWLVKTWGDRTRGDYYLYDGKTKQLDHLASVTPWLDQNQMAEMTPVTYQSRDGLTIHAYLTLPAGVEAKNLPLIVNPHGGPWVRDSWGFDPEVQFLANRGYAVLQVNYRGSTGYGRKFWEAGFGQWGRTMQDDLTDGANEMVKRGIADPKRLGIYGGSYGGYATLAGVTFTPDLYAAAVDYVGVANLLTFMNTLPPYWEQGRKMLYEMVGNPEDPAQKAKLESQSPINSADKIKTPLLVAQGLHDPRVNKNESDQMVKALRARGVDVPYMVKDNEGHGFHNEENRFDFYRAMEQFFGHYLGGRVAPGQDVLASLKS from the coding sequence GTGCAGAAATCGCTTCGTCTTTCCGCTCTCGGGGCTGCGGCCTTGGCCGTGGGCGCCGCAATCGTGCCGGCGCCGGCCAGGGCTGACCTGCCGCCGCTCATCGACGTGAAGGACTTCTTCAAGAACCCGCAGTCGGCCGGCTATCAGCTGTCGCCGCACGGCGAGTATCTCGCCTACCTGGCACCCTGGAACAATCGCTTGAACGTCTGGGTCAAGAAGATCGGCGGCGGCGAGCCGGTGCGCATCACCAATGACCAGGACCGCGACATCCGCTCCTTCACCTGGACGACCGACGACCGCCTCGTCTATGGCCAGGACACGGCCGGCGACGAGAATTTCAAGCTGTTCTCGATCAAGCGCGACGGCACCGGCATCATCAACCTGACGCCGTGGGACAAGGTGAAGGCGGACGTGGTCGATGTGCCGCGCAACGACCGGCGCCACATCCTGATCCAGCACAACCATCGCGACGCCAAGGTGTTCGACGTGTTCCGCGTCGACGTCGAGACCGGCAAGGCGACCCTGCTCATCAAGAACCCGGGCGACGTCTCCGGCTACGTCACCGACCACAACGGCATCATCCGGGTCGAGACCGTGACCGACGGTGTCAATGCCAAGATCCTTTACCGGCCTGACGCGAAGTCGAAGTTCAAGACGGTCATCACGACGAACTTCCGCGAGCAGGTGAGCCCGCAGCAGTTCACCTATGACAACAAGAACCTGGTCGCGACCTCGAACATCGGGCGCGACAAGCAGGCGCTGGTCGAGCTCGATCCGGCGACCGGCAAGGAACTGAAGGTGATCTACGAGAACCCGGAGGTCGACGTCGACGGCGCCATCGCGTCTGACGCGCGCAAGAAGCTGACGGGTGCGGTCTACGAGACCGACAAGCAGCATTACGTGTTCTTCGACGACCAGCGCGAGCAGCTGCAGAAGGATCTCGAGGCGAAGCTGCCGGGCGTCAACGTCGCGGTCGCCGGCACCGACCTCGACGAGAAGGTCTGGCTGGTCAAGACCTGGGGCGACCGCACGCGCGGCGACTATTACCTCTATGACGGCAAGACCAAGCAGCTCGACCATCTGGCGTCGGTGACGCCCTGGCTCGACCAGAACCAGATGGCCGAGATGACGCCCGTCACCTACCAGTCGCGCGATGGCCTGACGATCCACGCCTATCTGACGCTGCCGGCCGGCGTCGAGGCCAAGAACCTGCCGCTCATCGTCAACCCGCACGGCGGGCCATGGGTGCGCGACAGCTGGGGCTTCGATCCGGAGGTGCAGTTCCTGGCGAACCGCGGCTATGCCGTGCTGCAGGTCAACTATCGCGGCTCGACCGGCTACGGTCGCAAGTTCTGGGAAGCGGGCTTCGGCCAGTGGGGCCGCACCATGCAGGACGACCTGACCGACGGCGCCAACGAGATGGTGAAGCGCGGCATTGCCGATCCGAAGCGCCTCGGCATCTACGGCGGCTCCTACGGCGGCTATGCGACGCTCGCCGGCGTCACCTTCACGCCCGACCTCTATGCCGCTGCCGTCGACTATGTCGGCGTCGCCAACCTGCTCACCTTCATGAACACGCTGCCGCCCTATTGGGAGCAGGGCCGCAAGATGCTCTACGAGATGGTCGGCAATCCGGAGGATCCGGCGCAGAAGGCGAAGCTTGAATCGCAGTCGCCGATCAACAGCGCCGACAAGATCAAGACGCCGCTCCTGGTCGCGCAGGGCTTGCACGACCCGCGCGTCAACAAGAACGAGTCCGACCAGATGGTGAAGGCGCTCAGGGCCCGCGGCGTCGACGTGCCCTACATGGTCAAGGACAACGAGGGTCACGGCTTCCACAACGAGGAGAACCGCTTCGACTTCTACCGGGCGATGGAGCAGTTCTTCGGCCATTACCTGGGCGGCCGCGTGGCACCCGGCCAGGACGTGCTGGCGAGCCTGAAGAGCTGA
- the queC gene encoding 7-cyano-7-deazaguanine synthase QueC: protein MKNAIVLVSGGLDSATVAAIAKSQGFEVHALSFDYGQRHKIELDAARRVVASLGIRHHAVTAIDLRQFGGSALTADIVVPKDRDLSSAHDIPVTYVPARNTIFLSFALAYAEVVGAEDVFIGVNALDYSGYPDCRPEFIAAFETLANLATKAGVEGKQHLKIHAPLMQLDKAAIIRRGTELGVDYALTLSCYDPQPPNIACGTCDSCQLRAKGFAEAGIPDPTIYRPTA from the coding sequence ATGAAGAACGCCATCGTGCTGGTCAGCGGGGGCCTGGATTCGGCCACCGTCGCGGCGATCGCCAAATCCCAGGGCTTCGAGGTCCATGCGCTGTCGTTCGACTACGGCCAGCGGCACAAGATCGAGCTCGACGCGGCGCGGCGCGTGGTGGCCTCGCTCGGCATCCGGCATCACGCGGTCACGGCCATCGACCTTCGCCAGTTCGGCGGCTCGGCGCTGACGGCCGACATCGTCGTGCCGAAGGATCGCGACCTCTCGTCCGCGCACGACATCCCGGTGACCTATGTGCCGGCGCGCAACACGATCTTCCTGTCCTTCGCGTTGGCCTATGCCGAGGTCGTGGGGGCGGAAGATGTCTTCATCGGCGTCAATGCGCTCGATTATTCAGGCTATCCCGACTGCCGGCCGGAATTCATCGCCGCGTTCGAGACGCTCGCCAATCTTGCGACCAAGGCCGGCGTCGAGGGCAAGCAGCACTTGAAGATCCACGCGCCGCTGATGCAGCTCGACAAGGCAGCGATCATCCGGCGCGGCACCGAGCTCGGCGTCGATTACGCCCTGACGCTGAGCTGCTACGATCCGCAACCGCCCAACATCGCCTGCGGCACCTGCGATTCCTGCCAGCTGCGCGCCAAGGGCTTCGCCGAGGCCGGCATTCCAGACCCGACCATCTATCGCCCGACTGCCTAA
- a CDS encoding LysR family transcriptional regulator, which translates to MRTDRTMSRGSLDDLSAFATVARTRSFTRAATELGLSNSMLSYTIKRLEKRLGMALLQRTSRSVAPTEAGEKLLLTLEPALDAIDETLSELDHDRDRVSGTLRITATRQAYEAVVRPMLGEFCATHPEATVEVIIDYGFRDIVSDRFDAGIRLGEKLQQDMIALRVGPELRMAVVASPDYLAQHPVPAVPQDLQAHRCINYRMVTANSIYSWEFEKDGRQLEVGLSGPLTFNEPDLMLQAAIDGLGVAYVLENEAAQHVDCGHLVRMLDDWTAPFPGFFLYYPSRHQVSPVFAAFLALLRARRGRSFAR; encoded by the coding sequence ATGCGAACTGATCGAACGATGTCGAGGGGCAGCCTCGATGATCTGTCGGCCTTCGCCACTGTCGCACGGACACGAAGTTTCACGCGGGCAGCGACCGAACTCGGGCTCTCCAATTCGATGCTCAGCTACACGATCAAGCGGCTGGAGAAGCGTCTTGGCATGGCGCTGCTGCAGCGAACCAGCCGCAGCGTTGCCCCCACGGAAGCGGGCGAGAAGCTGCTGCTGACGCTGGAACCGGCCCTCGACGCCATCGATGAGACCTTAAGCGAGCTCGATCACGACCGTGATCGCGTCTCGGGCACACTTCGCATCACGGCCACCCGGCAGGCCTACGAGGCTGTCGTCCGCCCGATGCTCGGAGAGTTTTGTGCCACGCATCCGGAAGCAACGGTCGAAGTCATCATCGACTATGGCTTTCGCGATATCGTCTCCGACCGGTTCGACGCAGGCATTCGGCTGGGGGAAAAGTTACAACAGGATATGATTGCGCTCCGGGTCGGGCCGGAACTCAGAATGGCGGTCGTCGCCTCGCCGGACTATCTCGCACAGCACCCTGTTCCCGCCGTGCCGCAGGATCTTCAGGCGCACCGGTGCATCAACTATCGGATGGTGACGGCGAACAGCATCTATTCCTGGGAATTCGAGAAGGACGGGAGACAGCTGGAGGTAGGACTTTCCGGGCCGCTAACCTTCAATGAGCCTGATCTCATGCTTCAGGCTGCGATTGACGGCCTCGGTGTTGCCTATGTGCTCGAAAACGAGGCCGCGCAGCACGTCGACTGCGGGCACCTGGTCAGGATGCTCGATGACTGGACTGCGCCCTTTCCCGGTTTCTTCCTGTATTACCCCTCGCGCCATCAAGTCTCGCCGGTGTTCGCTGCCTTTCTGGCCCTGCTGCGAGCGCGGCGCGGCAGAAGCTTTGCACGCTGA
- a CDS encoding oxidoreductase, translated as MIGTDAVWLITGCSKGLGRALAQQALKSGYRVVVTARDPSAVGGLVTEYGDAALPVALDVTKPNQAVAVIEVAEARFGAVDVLVNNAGYGYVGAIEEGEDADVRAMFETNIFGTWNMIKAVLPGMRERRRGHIVNISSVGGLTTFPAVGFYHMAKFAVEGLSETLAKEVAPFGLGVTVVEPGAFRTDFRGSSMRQSGVRLPAYADTAGKARDNVLAGHGKQQGDPVLGSKAIITALEADNPPLHLVIGGDALDLVRQKLVDLRRDLDTWEDLTRSTNFREAEKV; from the coding sequence ATGATTGGAACGGACGCTGTCTGGCTCATCACCGGATGTTCGAAAGGCTTGGGCCGAGCGCTCGCTCAGCAGGCCTTGAAGTCGGGTTATCGCGTCGTCGTGACGGCTCGGGACCCGTCCGCCGTCGGCGGCCTCGTCACGGAATATGGCGACGCCGCCCTCCCTGTAGCGCTCGACGTCACCAAACCCAATCAGGCGGTCGCCGTGATCGAAGTGGCCGAAGCACGATTCGGCGCGGTCGACGTGCTCGTCAACAATGCGGGGTATGGATATGTCGGTGCCATCGAGGAAGGCGAGGATGCCGACGTCCGCGCGATGTTCGAGACCAACATCTTCGGCACCTGGAACATGATCAAGGCTGTCTTGCCGGGCATGCGCGAGCGTAGGCGCGGCCACATCGTCAACATCAGCTCGGTCGGCGGTCTCACGACCTTTCCGGCTGTCGGCTTCTACCATATGGCGAAATTCGCGGTGGAGGGTCTGTCCGAAACGCTCGCCAAGGAGGTCGCTCCCTTCGGCCTCGGCGTTACGGTCGTTGAGCCAGGCGCCTTTCGAACCGACTTCCGGGGTTCGTCCATGAGGCAGTCCGGAGTCCGGCTTCCTGCCTATGCGGATACGGCCGGCAAGGCCCGCGACAATGTGCTCGCCGGACACGGTAAACAGCAGGGGGATCCGGTGCTCGGCAGCAAGGCGATCATCACCGCGCTGGAAGCCGATAATCCTCCGCTGCACCTCGTGATCGGCGGGGATGCCCTCGATCTCGTCCGACAGAAGCTTGTCGACCTGCGGCGGGACCTCGACACATGGGAGGACCTCACTCGAAGCACGAACTTTCGAGAAGCCGAGAAGGTGTGA
- a CDS encoding LysE family translocator gives MIASAALAGFALVALGMVCTPGPNMIYLLTRSIMQGRLAGFISLLGVVLGFVVYMISAALGVTALLFAVPFAYGVLQWAGALYLLWLAWNAIKPGARSVLEPRRDLKVDGPGRLFAMGFLTNLLNPKIAILYLSLLPQFIDPTKGHVLAQGVLLGLTQIAVSFTVNLAIVFAAGTLARWFATRPSWLKLQRWVMASVLAGLAVRLVMDRRPA, from the coding sequence ATGATCGCTTCCGCCGCGCTGGCCGGGTTCGCGCTGGTCGCCCTCGGCATGGTCTGCACGCCCGGGCCCAACATGATCTATCTCCTGACCCGTTCGATCATGCAGGGGCGCCTGGCCGGGTTCATTTCACTGTTGGGCGTGGTGCTTGGCTTCGTCGTCTACATGATCTCGGCGGCGCTGGGCGTCACCGCCCTGCTGTTCGCGGTGCCGTTCGCCTATGGCGTGCTGCAATGGGCGGGCGCGCTCTATCTCCTGTGGCTTGCCTGGAACGCGATCAAGCCCGGCGCTCGCTCGGTGCTGGAGCCGCGGCGCGACCTCAAGGTCGACGGGCCCGGGCGGCTGTTCGCCATGGGATTCTTGACCAACCTGCTCAACCCGAAGATCGCGATCCTCTATCTCTCGCTGCTGCCGCAATTCATCGACCCGACGAAGGGCCATGTGCTGGCGCAGGGCGTCCTCCTGGGCCTGACGCAGATCGCGGTCAGCTTCACGGTCAATCTTGCGATCGTGTTCGCCGCCGGCACGCTCGCGCGCTGGTTCGCGACGCGGCCAAGCTGGCTCAAGCTGCAGCGCTGGGTCATGGCGAGCGTCCTGGCCGGCCTCGCGGTCCGGCTGGTGATGGACCGGCGGCCGGCGTAA
- a CDS encoding DJ-1/PfpI family protein produces the protein MASLRKPGEPAKILFLVGDYVEDYEVMVPFQALAAVGHQVHAVCPGKKPGDKVATAIHDFEGAQTYSEKRGHDFALNADFASVEAAAYDALVIPGGRAPEYLRLDEKLVRLVKEFMRADKPVAAICHGAQILAAAKVIEGRAVSAYPACRPEVELAGGRYAEIAIDAAVTDGKLVTAPAWPAHPAWIGQFLKVLGTEITL, from the coding sequence ATGGCCAGCCTGAGAAAACCCGGCGAACCTGCAAAGATCCTGTTCCTGGTCGGCGACTATGTCGAAGACTACGAGGTGATGGTGCCCTTCCAGGCGCTGGCCGCCGTCGGCCATCAGGTTCACGCCGTCTGCCCGGGCAAGAAGCCGGGCGACAAGGTCGCGACCGCGATCCATGATTTCGAAGGCGCGCAGACCTACAGCGAGAAGCGCGGCCATGACTTCGCGCTCAATGCCGATTTCGCCTCGGTCGAGGCCGCGGCCTACGACGCGCTCGTCATCCCGGGCGGCCGGGCGCCGGAATATCTCCGGCTCGACGAGAAGCTCGTTCGCCTGGTGAAGGAATTCATGCGTGCCGACAAGCCGGTCGCGGCCATCTGCCACGGCGCGCAGATCCTGGCGGCCGCCAAAGTCATCGAGGGGCGCGCGGTCTCGGCCTATCCGGCCTGCCGGCCCGAGGTCGAGCTCGCCGGCGGGCGCTATGCCGAGATCGCGATCGACGCGGCGGTGACCGACGGCAAGCTCGTGACGGCGCCGGCCTGGCCGGCCCATCCGGCCTGGATCGGCCAGTTCCTCAAAGTGCTGGGCACTGAGATCACACTCTGA
- a CDS encoding MarR family winged helix-turn-helix transcriptional regulator, whose protein sequence is MTDLMLDLFRLNSRILTAGDRLVAGLGLTSARWQVLGTIAASDRPQPVAWLARDMGANRQNVQRIVNDLERGGLIAFATNPHHRRAQLVVLTDKGKLTFDAAMRLQAPWINRLADGLQIEEIATTHRVMTALRRKLEADGEGDEQA, encoded by the coding sequence TTGACCGATCTCATGCTCGATCTGTTCAGGCTCAACAGCCGAATTCTCACGGCGGGGGACAGGCTGGTCGCCGGCCTGGGCCTGACGAGCGCCCGCTGGCAGGTGCTCGGCACCATTGCTGCGTCGGATCGGCCGCAACCGGTCGCGTGGCTCGCGCGCGACATGGGGGCCAACCGCCAGAACGTCCAGCGTATCGTCAACGATCTGGAGAGGGGCGGGCTCATTGCCTTTGCGACCAACCCGCATCACCGGAGGGCGCAGCTCGTCGTGCTGACGGACAAGGGGAAACTGACGTTCGACGCCGCCATGCGCCTGCAGGCCCCATGGATCAACAGGCTCGCGGACGGGCTTCAGATCGAGGAGATAGCGACGACGCACCGCGTCATGACGGCGCTCCGCCGGAAACTGGAAGCAGACGGAGAGGGCGATGAGCAAGCCTGA